The following are from one region of the Candidatus Deferrimicrobiaceae bacterium genome:
- a CDS encoding penicillin-binding transpeptidase domain-containing protein yields MTKGRYGGKPVVRAFSVLAALLAVWGISRAVSAANRHQLPPPSRALPAQDEQQAFAHGLAPEDLRQLLAVGLSEGTTPNGAKVTLTLDPNLQKAVFDLFRRFDPPYGVFAAMEPKTGKVLALVGYRKGGEYDPWLPLKAIYPAASLIKVVTAAAALEKGSISPEEEISYRGGIYRITRKGLHTRGGRGVPTMTLEEAIAKSSNSVFGKVTVDYVGSEALEEFMERFGFGQEIPFGLPVEVSNGYVPSDEYRLARTGAGFGEVYVSPLHMAMIMSAIGSSGEMPRPILIESVEDKDGDPLYDAVPSKWRDTVSPETAEALLKMMVKTIEMGTSRRTFGTPDSTPMLRDMEVAGKTGSLSGWNPRMRFEWFAGVAPVKDPKIAVAALVVNSNHWKIKGSYVGKEAMSSYFGYPQSTPPAYAKRRAKKKGRAAAKKKGANKKGAASKKPKKSQPEAKRAPASPRSSVPSPTPRWLSYQPFLPGGPSSRG; encoded by the coding sequence GTGACGAAGGGGCGGTACGGGGGAAAACCGGTGGTCCGGGCGTTTTCCGTCCTGGCAGCCCTCCTTGCCGTCTGGGGAATCTCCCGTGCGGTCAGCGCGGCCAACCGGCACCAGCTGCCTCCGCCGTCCCGGGCGCTCCCGGCCCAGGACGAGCAGCAGGCGTTCGCGCACGGCCTGGCGCCCGAGGACCTCCGGCAGCTCCTCGCCGTCGGATTGTCGGAGGGGACCACTCCGAACGGGGCGAAGGTAACCCTCACCCTTGACCCGAATCTCCAGAAGGCCGTCTTCGATCTTTTTCGCCGGTTCGACCCGCCGTACGGGGTCTTCGCCGCGATGGAGCCGAAGACCGGGAAGGTCCTGGCCCTCGTGGGATACCGCAAGGGAGGGGAGTACGACCCGTGGCTCCCCCTGAAGGCGATCTATCCCGCCGCCTCCCTCATCAAGGTGGTCACGGCGGCGGCGGCGTTGGAAAAGGGGTCGATCTCCCCCGAGGAAGAGATCAGCTATCGCGGCGGGATCTACCGGATCACGCGCAAGGGCCTGCATACCCGCGGGGGTCGGGGCGTTCCCACCATGACGCTCGAGGAGGCCATCGCCAAGTCGTCCAATTCCGTCTTCGGGAAAGTGACGGTCGATTACGTGGGGAGCGAGGCGCTCGAGGAGTTCATGGAGAGATTCGGGTTCGGGCAAGAGATCCCGTTCGGCCTTCCCGTCGAGGTGAGCAACGGCTATGTGCCGTCGGACGAGTACCGTCTCGCCCGGACCGGCGCGGGCTTCGGGGAAGTGTATGTCTCCCCCCTCCACATGGCGATGATCATGTCTGCGATCGGTTCCTCCGGGGAGATGCCGAGGCCGATCCTGATCGAGAGCGTGGAGGACAAGGACGGCGACCCCCTCTACGATGCGGTGCCGTCGAAGTGGCGGGACACGGTGAGCCCCGAGACCGCCGAGGCGCTGCTCAAGATGATGGTGAAGACGATCGAGATGGGGACGTCGCGGCGGACGTTCGGCACCCCCGACTCCACGCCGATGTTGCGGGACATGGAGGTGGCCGGCAAGACCGGTTCCCTGTCGGGATGGAACCCGAGAATGCGTTTCGAATGGTTCGCCGGCGTCGCTCCCGTGAAGGACCCGAAAATCGCGGTCGCCGCCCTCGTGGTGAACAGCAACCACTGGAAGATCAAAGGGAGCTACGTCGGGAAGGAGGCGATGTCCTCCTATTTCGGGTATCCGCAATCCACCCCCCCCGCCTACGCGAAACGCCGGGCGAAGAAAAAAGGGCGCGCCGCGGCAAAGAAAAAGGGAGCGAACAAGAAGGGCGCGGCCAGCAAAAAGCCGAAGAAGAGCCAGCCGGAGGCCAAGCGGGCGCCCGCGTCTCCCCGGTCGTCCGTTCCCTCGCCCACCCCCCGGTGGCTGTCCTACCAACCCTTTCTTCCCGGCGGTCCCTCCTCCCGGGGGTGA
- a CDS encoding nitroreductase family protein yields MDFSRLISARRSLRAFSDRQVEPEKIERMIEAARWSPSCANRQPWRFVIVAREDSARPAVEASLDAGNGWAKRAPVLLVTGARKADGAVVEAREYFHHDTGLATMSLLFRAADQGLLAHPMAGWKEQPLRAALSLPEDFLPIAVIAVGYEGRHEDLDEETRRKDERPRARKDVGEIAFRGRWGEPFRGTLPSAPAKVYETDIPLRFGDIDAMGHVNNAVAMTLFELGRAKFFAEVVGVGRIEDYEFILAEATVRYRLPILLQDQVRLRMHITDVARSSFRFQAELFDPRDGRVFTETETVQVMFDYAKGRVIPVSAEFLAKVKDYIGG; encoded by the coding sequence ATGGACTTCTCCCGGCTGATATCGGCGAGGCGGAGCCTGCGGGCCTTTTCGGACAGGCAGGTCGAGCCGGAAAAGATCGAGCGGATGATCGAGGCCGCCCGGTGGTCGCCCTCCTGCGCGAACCGGCAGCCGTGGCGGTTCGTGATCGTCGCCAGGGAAGACTCCGCGCGGCCCGCCGTCGAGGCGTCCCTCGACGCGGGAAACGGCTGGGCGAAACGGGCTCCGGTCCTCCTCGTCACCGGTGCGCGTAAGGCCGACGGGGCCGTTGTGGAGGCGCGGGAGTACTTCCACCATGACACGGGGCTGGCCACCATGAGTCTCCTGTTCCGCGCGGCGGATCAGGGACTTCTCGCCCACCCGATGGCGGGGTGGAAGGAGCAGCCCCTGAGGGCGGCCCTCTCCCTGCCGGAGGATTTCCTGCCGATCGCGGTCATCGCCGTGGGGTACGAGGGCAGGCACGAGGATCTCGACGAGGAGACCCGGAGGAAGGACGAGCGGCCGCGGGCCCGCAAGGACGTGGGGGAGATCGCCTTCCGCGGGCGGTGGGGAGAGCCCTTCCGGGGGACCTTGCCCTCGGCCCCCGCGAAGGTGTACGAGACTGATATCCCCTTGCGGTTCGGGGACATCGACGCGATGGGGCACGTGAACAACGCGGTTGCGATGACTCTTTTCGAGCTCGGGAGGGCCAAATTCTTCGCCGAGGTGGTGGGGGTGGGCAGGATCGAGGATTACGAGTTCATCCTTGCCGAGGCGACCGTCCGGTACCGTCTCCCCATCCTGCTCCAGGACCAGGTACGACTGCGCATGCACATTACCGACGTCGCCCGAAGTTCCTTCCGGTTCCAGGCCGAACTGTTCGATCCCCGCGACGGCCGCGTCTTCACCGAGACCGAAACCGTGCAGGTGATGTTCGACTACGCCAAAGGGCGGGTGATACCGGTATCGGCGGAGTTTCTCGCCAAGGTGAAGGACTACATCGGGGGATAG